The proteins below are encoded in one region of Hordeum vulgare subsp. vulgare chromosome 3H, MorexV3_pseudomolecules_assembly, whole genome shotgun sequence:
- the LOC123442926 gene encoding acyl transferase 9: MASSSFKVTRISEGAVKPASETPDHTLPLAWVDRYPTHRGLVESMHIFRSGADAAPGVIREALGKALAFFYPLAGRIVEQPEKGCPAIRCTADGVYFAEAVAECSLEDVRFLERPLLLPKEDLVPYPAADLWAVEPHNTIMMMQITKFTCGGFVMGLRFNHASADGMGAAQFIKAVGDMARGLPEPTVKPVWDREKFPNPSIKPGPLPELPVLALDYIVLDFPTGYIDGLKTQYKAHSGKFCSGFDVLTAKLWQCRTRALNLEPDATVKLCFFASVRHLLKLDAGYYGNSIFPVKMSGTSKKVLESSVMEVIDMIREAKQRMAVEFFQFAKEETRQDPFQMTFDYESIYVSDWSKLGFSDVDYGFGPPMFAGPLVNNDFIASVVILKAPLPLDGTRMLASCVTKEHSQEFARGMKEDLP, from the exons ATGGCGTCGTCGAGCTTCAAGGTGACGCGGATCTCGGAGGGCGCGGTGAAGCCGGCGTCGGAGACGCCCGACCACACGCTGCCGCTGGCGTGGGTGGACCGGTACCCGACCCACCGCGGCCTGGTGGAGTCGATGCACATCTTCCGGTCCGGCGCCGACGCGGCCCCCGGCGTGATCCGCGAGGCGCTGGGCAAGGCGCTGGCCTTCTTCTACCCGCTGGCGGGGCGCATCGTGGAGCAGCCGGAGAAGGGGTGCCCCGCCATCCGCTGCACCGCCGACGGCGTCTACTTCGCGGAGGCCGTCGCCGAGTGCAGCCTGGAGGACGTCCGGTTCCTGGAGCGCCCCCTGCTGCTCCCCAAGGAGGACCTCGTCCCCTACCCCGCCGCCGATCTCTGGGCCGTCGAGCCCCACAACACCATCATGATGATGCAG ATCACGAAATTCACATGCGGCGGGTTCGTGATGGGCCTCCGGTTCAACCACGCGTCGGCGGACGGCATGGGCGCGGCGCAGTTCATCAAGGCGGTCGGCGACATGGCCCGGGGGCTCCCGGAGCCGACGGTGAAGCCGGTGTGGGACAGGGAGAAGTTCCCCAACCCGAGCATCAAGCCGGGCCCTCTCCCGGAGCTCCCGGTGCTGGCGCTGGACTACATCGTGCTCGACTTCCCCACGGGCTACATCGACGGGCTCAAGACGCAGTACAAGGCGCACAGCGGCAAGTTCTGCTCCGGCTTCGACGTGCTGACGGCCAAGCTGTGGCAGTGCCGTACCCGGGCGCTGAACCTGGAGCCGGACGCCACGGTGAAGCTGTGCTTCTTCGCCAGCGTGCGCCACCTGCTGAAGCTGGACGCCGGGTACTACGGCAACTCCATCTTCCCCGTGAAGATGTCCGGGACGAGCAAGAAGGTGCTGGAGTCGTCGGTGATGGAGGTGATCGACATGATCCGGGAGGCCAAGCAGCGGATGGCGGTGGAGTTCTTCCAGTTCGCCAAGGAGGAGACGCGGCAGGACCCCTTCCAGATGACCTTCGACTACGAGTCCATCTACGTCTCCGACTGGAGCAAGCTGGGGTTCTCCGACGTGGACTACGGCTTCGGCCCGCCCATGTTCGCCGGACCGCTCGTCAACAACGACTTCATCGCCTCCGTCGTCATCCTCAAGGCGCCGCTGCCGCTGGACGGCACCAGGATGCTCGCCAGCTGCGTCACCAAGGAGCACTCGCAGGAGTTCGCCCGCGGCATGAAGGAGGACCTGCCATGA